The following are encoded in a window of Fusarium verticillioides 7600 chromosome 6, whole genome shotgun sequence genomic DNA:
- a CDS encoding aliphatic nitrilase produces the protein MTVVRVAACHVAPIFLSAKATTAKAIGLIKQAAQNKANLVVFPETYISAFPIWSSIRAPTENHDLFKRMAHESIFADGDEIHTIRNTAKEANIMVSVGFSEKTRFSSATLYNSNLFIGTFGEVMIHHRKLMPTFFEKLTWAPGDGHGLRVADTPYGKIGNLICGENTNPLARYSLMAQGENIHISTWPPIWPTRVAPQGGASVSSETASDKPNYDNVTANRTRAAAHCFEAKCFGVLCSGVLGEDAIQAVSGGSAYLTEVLQQSQRGATQFLDPTGAPMKGFTIDSQTGETVATDFLQLDEGILYADLDIEDCIEGKQYHDVVGGYQRLDVFDLKVNRTRREPVTFTEDVSKVPSQDWQPVD, from the coding sequence ATGACTGTCGTTCGAGTTGCCGCATGCCATGTTGCtcccatcttcctctccgcGAAGGCTACGACCGCAAAAGCAATTGGGTTGATCAAACAGGCTGCGCAGAACAAAGCGAATCTAGTCGTCTTCCCGGAAACATACATCTCCGCGTTCCCAATATGGAGTTCGATACGGGCTCCTACCGAGAACCACGATCTTTTCAAGCGAATGGCGCATGAGTCGATCTTTGCAGATGGCGATGAAATCCACACTATTCGAAACACTGCAAAAGAGGCAAACATCATGGTCAGCGTAGGCTTTTCTGAGAAAACTCGCTTCAGCAGTGCGACTCTATACAACTCAAACCTTTTCATCGGAACTTTCGGAGAGGTCATGATCCATCATCGGAAATTAATGCCTAcgttctttgagaagcttaCTTGGGCACCTGGAGATGGGCACGGCCTTCGCGTTGCAGACACGCCGTATGGAAAGATTGGAAACTTGATATGTGGAGAGAATACCAACCCTTTGGCTCGGTATAGCCTTATGGCTCAAGGAGAAAACATTCACATTTCAACTTGGCCACCAATCTGGCCAACCCGAGTTGCTCCCCAGGGTGGAGCTTCAGTATCTTCTGAGACAGCCTCAGATAAGCCCAACTATGATAATGTTACCGCAAACAGAACTAGAGCGGCTGCTCATTGCTTCGAAGCCAAGTGTTTCGGTGTCTTGTGCTCAGGCGTTCTGGGAGAAGACGCCATTCAGGCAGTCTCTGGGGGTTCAGCGTACTTAACTGAGGTGCTACAGCAGTCTCAGCGTGGCGCGACACAGTTTCTTGATCCAACTGGAGCTCCTATGAAGGGATTCACCATCGACAGCCAGACTGGGGAGACTGTAGCCACCGACTTTCTGCAGCTTGATGAAGGGATTCTTTatgctgatcttgatatcGAGGATTGTATCGAAGGGAAACAGtatcatgatgttgttggaggaTATCAGCGCTTGGATGTTTTCGATCTTAAGGTGAATCGTACTCGAAGGGAGCCAGTTACTTTCACCGAAGACGTTAGCAAGGTTCCATCTCAAGATTGGCAACCCGTTGACTGA